From a region of the Streptomyces venezuelae genome:
- a CDS encoding ferredoxin gives MRLVVDLNRCQGYAQCAFLAPDVFAMHGDESLLYNPEADPAQREDVMRAVAACPVQAILLEITDEDMANMVAPDAVAGAGSRPGGAR, from the coding sequence ATGAGGCTTGTCGTCGACCTCAACCGCTGTCAGGGATACGCCCAGTGCGCGTTCCTCGCTCCCGATGTCTTCGCCATGCACGGCGACGAGTCGCTGCTCTACAACCCGGAGGCGGATCCGGCGCAGCGCGAGGACGTCATGCGTGCCGTGGCCGCCTGTCCGGTACAGGCGATCCTCCTGGAGATCACGGACGAGGACATGGCGAACATGGTGGCCCCGGACGCCGTGGCCGGCGCCGGATCTCGTCCCGGAGGCGCGCGGTGA
- a CDS encoding cytochrome P450, producing the protein MSQALLREIIDYANRANPYPLYEELRKTPVSHDGDGPYVVSTYYEIHSLLHDPRISSDAKNLKATGDDLLGDQSDEEGTTLPPSFLKLDPPDHDRLRRMTNRPFGPPHAPHRVHDMREELGGLVSGLIDGIRETGQLDRIDLVDQFAYPFPVTVICRLLGIPREDEPRFHVWAETLAASLDPDPDADPTQRGQGSMDARMELGMYLAGLIEERRKNPGDDMLSQLATADGPDGAMTTMEALSTSALLLIAGHETTVNLITNGMLTLLRFPEVLERLRHDPDLAVPIVEELLRYEPPVQLLPQRTTLSDVEVAGVTIPKGASVWLMLASGNRDPKRFEDPDRFDPDRKDIQHLGLGSGIHSCFGAPLARQEAQLALSELARRLENPRLLEDPPQYRQNSVLRGPRHLQIACDGIRP; encoded by the coding sequence ATGTCACAAGCCCTGCTGCGGGAGATCATCGACTACGCGAACCGCGCGAATCCGTACCCGCTGTACGAGGAGCTCCGTAAGACCCCGGTGTCCCACGACGGGGACGGCCCGTACGTCGTCAGCACGTACTACGAGATCCACAGCCTGCTCCACGACCCGCGGATCAGCTCGGACGCCAAGAACCTGAAGGCGACCGGGGACGATCTGCTGGGCGACCAGTCGGACGAGGAGGGCACGACGCTGCCCCCGTCGTTCCTGAAGCTCGACCCGCCCGACCACGACCGGCTGCGGCGGATGACGAACCGGCCGTTCGGGCCGCCGCACGCCCCCCACCGGGTCCACGACATGCGCGAGGAACTCGGCGGCCTCGTCTCCGGGCTCATCGACGGCATCCGGGAGACCGGGCAGCTGGACCGGATCGACCTGGTCGACCAGTTCGCGTACCCCTTCCCGGTCACGGTCATCTGCCGGCTGCTCGGCATCCCCCGCGAGGACGAACCCCGCTTCCACGTGTGGGCGGAGACCCTGGCCGCCAGTCTGGACCCTGACCCGGACGCGGACCCCACGCAGCGCGGCCAGGGCTCGATGGACGCCCGGATGGAGCTGGGCATGTACCTGGCCGGGCTGATCGAGGAACGCCGTAAGAACCCCGGCGACGACATGCTGTCCCAGCTGGCGACGGCCGACGGCCCGGACGGCGCGATGACCACCATGGAGGCGCTGAGCACCTCCGCGCTGCTGCTGATCGCGGGCCACGAGACCACGGTCAACCTCATCACCAACGGGATGCTGACGCTGCTGCGCTTCCCGGAGGTCCTGGAGCGGCTGCGCCACGACCCCGATCTGGCGGTCCCGATCGTCGAGGAACTGCTGCGCTACGAGCCGCCCGTGCAGCTGCTGCCCCAGCGCACCACCCTCTCCGACGTCGAGGTCGCCGGGGTCACGATCCCCAAGGGCGCGTCCGTGTGGCTGATGCTGGCCTCCGGGAACCGCGACCCGAAGCGGTTCGAGGACCCGGACCGCTTCGACCCGGACCGCAAGGACATCCAGCACCTCGGTCTGGGCAGCGGCATCCACAGCTGCTTCGGGGCACCGCTGGCCCGGCAGGAGGCCCAGCTGGCGCTGAGCGAGCTGGCCCGCCGGCTGGAGAACCCGCGGCTGCTGGAGGACCCGCCGCAGTACCGCCAGAACTCGGTCCTGCGCGGCCCGCGCCACCTGCAGATCGCCTGCGACGGCATCCGCCCCTAG
- a CDS encoding NAD(P)/FAD-dependent oxidoreductase, whose product MTGAGTHDGSLERLKSEGRIVVVGASLAGLRAAETMRDKGFTGSLTMIGDEPYEPYDRPPLSKQVLLGNAVADHTALPRRRAIDADWRLGVPATGLDMAARRVRLGNGDEVEYDRLLIATGVRARPWPNPEEGALKGVFVLRTRDDGEGLQRALAAGPRRVLVIGAGFTGSEIASACRERGLDVTVAERGDAPLVGALGGVIGAVAAEMHRENGVDLRTGVMVTSLEGDPSGRVRAAHLSDGSTVEAEVVVVSLGAQRNTEWLAGSGLGAGPRGIACDAGCRAFDVRGIVTDDIYVAGDVARSPHALFGYQFLSLEHWGNAVAQADTAAHNMLSNSADRRPHLWVPAFWSSQFGVNIKSVGVPPMGTEILITQGSLAERRFAAVYGYQGRLIAAVTFDNCRWLPFYEQQIESTAPFPPPFSTVDRRAEGAKPLPADFPDPSVPTHGPTITLSGYSPADRKMTFTPGR is encoded by the coding sequence GTGACCGGTGCAGGAACACACGACGGATCCCTGGAGCGCCTCAAGAGCGAGGGCCGCATCGTCGTCGTCGGCGCCTCCCTGGCCGGTCTGCGAGCCGCCGAGACCATGCGCGACAAGGGTTTCACCGGTTCGCTCACGATGATCGGCGACGAGCCGTACGAACCGTACGACCGGCCCCCGCTGTCCAAGCAGGTCCTGCTGGGCAACGCGGTCGCCGACCACACCGCGCTCCCCCGCCGCCGGGCGATCGACGCCGACTGGCGCCTCGGGGTGCCGGCCACGGGCCTGGACATGGCCGCCCGCCGGGTCAGGCTCGGCAACGGCGACGAGGTCGAGTACGACCGGTTGCTGATCGCCACCGGGGTGCGCGCCCGGCCGTGGCCCAACCCGGAGGAAGGCGCCCTCAAGGGCGTCTTCGTCCTGCGCACCCGCGACGACGGCGAAGGGCTGCAACGGGCCCTGGCCGCCGGTCCCCGCCGGGTGCTGGTCATCGGGGCCGGCTTCACCGGGTCCGAGATCGCCTCCGCGTGCCGCGAGCGCGGCCTGGACGTCACCGTCGCCGAGCGGGGCGACGCTCCGCTGGTCGGTGCGCTGGGCGGGGTGATCGGTGCGGTGGCCGCCGAGATGCACCGCGAGAACGGCGTCGACCTGCGGACCGGGGTCATGGTGACCTCGCTGGAGGGCGACCCCTCCGGGCGGGTCCGCGCCGCGCACCTCTCCGACGGGTCCACCGTGGAGGCGGAGGTGGTCGTCGTCTCGCTGGGCGCGCAGCGCAACACCGAGTGGCTCGCCGGCTCCGGGCTGGGTGCGGGTCCGCGCGGCATCGCCTGCGACGCGGGCTGCCGCGCCTTCGACGTCCGGGGCATCGTCACCGACGACATCTACGTGGCGGGTGACGTGGCACGTTCCCCGCACGCCCTGTTCGGCTACCAGTTCCTGTCGCTGGAGCACTGGGGCAACGCCGTCGCCCAGGCCGACACGGCCGCGCACAACATGCTGAGCAACAGCGCCGACCGCCGCCCCCACCTGTGGGTTCCGGCGTTCTGGTCCTCCCAGTTCGGCGTGAACATCAAGTCGGTGGGGGTACCGCCGATGGGGACGGAGATCCTGATCACCCAGGGCTCGCTCGCCGAGCGCCGGTTCGCGGCCGTGTACGGGTACCAGGGCCGGCTGATCGCCGCCGTCACCTTCGACAACTGCCGCTGGCTGCCGTTCTACGAGCAGCAGATCGAGTCCACCGCACCGTTCCCGCCGCCGTTCTCGACGGTGGACCGCAGGGCCGAGGGGGCCAAGCCGCTTCCGGCGGACTTCCCCGACCCGTCGGTCCCCACCCACGGGCCCACGATCACGCTGAGCGGCTACTCGCCGGCCGACCGGAAGATGACCTTCACCCCCGGAAGATGA